A window of Oryza glaberrima chromosome 2, OglaRS2, whole genome shotgun sequence genomic DNA:
AAGGAGAATCCTATAGCTACTCATATTGGCATATGAATGAAAATGTTTAATGGTATATACAACTTTGAGGTTTCATGGTTCAATACATATAAACTGTGACGAACAGGTAGTAAAATAGCCATTGAACAAAACTGGCAGATATTGGAAGTTATCAGAAaactgttactccctccgtttcacaatgtaagattttctagcattgtccatatacatatagatgttaatgaatctaaacacatacgcatgtctagattcattaacatctaaatgaatgtgagtaatgctagaaagtcttacattgtgaaacggaggaagtacttaatAAACATGCTCAGTGGTCAGCCAGAATTTCTGATTTCAAGCAAACTATAGGCCATTCAGAAACCAACtcgaaaattaattaattgatttctaGTATTCAGTCAAAAAATTGTGATACGCGACAAGACTCCTACTGATGGGAGTAAAGTCGGTTTGATGCTCCAAAGAGATTCTCTCTAACAAGACTACATAAGTTATACTTAATAAATTCAAAGTTTTCACAAAATACATTCGCACATAAAAGCAAGAGCAACAAATAGTACCATATGAGCAGGCTCAATGATCTTGTAACCGGTCCTCGCCCTGAACATGGCAACAAAATCATCTGCAATTATACAGAGCAATAAACAAAAAAGCTTGAAGGTGCCATGAAAAGAATTACAGTCATTCAATTACTTAGCATGAGATTGGATTCTTCACGCCGTGACCCATGGTCAACAATGACCACACCATCCTTCTCACCAACGGTGCAACTCTCTCCTTGGGCCGTTTCTGAGCTGGAACCAGAATTCGGCTTGGCACTCATGACTATGTTTCCAATGTTGAGTCCAATTCTCGGCAACTTGACAAAGCTAGCAGAATTCCTGACATCAATGCTCCTAATTCCAACAAACAAGAGGTTGTGTGTTATGACAAGAACTAGCAGAAGTTATAACTAGCATGAAAGAAACAGAATGCATGTCATGGAGACAAAGTTTACTTACCATGATGTCAGTTTGTTTGTATGGGTCGCACTTAAGGGTTGGAAGGGGATTGAGATAGTATGCATAGACCACCCTCGAAAGGCCCAGGAGCACCAGTAAGTGATTCTTTTGCAAATAGGTGATGACAGGGTAGTGGCGGATGCAGAATTCCACAGCTGAGTATTTGGAGTTATGAGATGTTAATTCATTGTATGGAACGCATGGCGTTTGCTATAACAGTAGCACACATGAGGAATTGAGGATACAAATAGTAGCAACCTACACAATCtcttcggttttttttttttttgaaagaaagtTGTACAGTATCCATCACCAATCAATAATGATTACCACTAATTGCAGTTTGCAGAAGCAAGTTACCACAAGAACAAGGGGGGACAGGACACTTTCAGAATTTCAGGCGACTTCACCTATGGATTGGCCTTGATTCACTCACCGCCTCTGGAGCACAGGGGTGAGTAGCCTCTCTCGCTCTCAAAAGCTGCGGCGCACCCCGGTGGCTCCTCCCGCGCGCTCTGAGCCCTGGTAGCCTGCCGCCGCGTGGTTGGCCGTCAACCCCCACCGcgtccgccgtccgccgccgggGGAACGGGAGAGGAGTGGTTGGGAGGGGAGACCTCGTTAGGGGATGGGCGCTGGATTTGTTTTGCCGCAGCAGCCAATGGCGAGAGGATGACGACGTTGTCCAACCGAGTTTCAGCGAGGAGGGGGTCGCGAGCCGCCGCCTCAGGCTCGCCTCGCGCTCGcacggtcgccgccgctgccttctTTCGATGGGGAAAAACGCGAACAGTAGGGAGACAGGGTTACCACTTCTGGGGAGAAATTTGCATATCCTTCGCCGTTTCGGTAGAATGCCACCACCAGAATAGGATTCAATTAAATGCCACTCTCAAGCCTAGGCTATTCGCTGCAATACCATTTTACTGGTTTCTTTGgatttctaaattattttttcctcaatttctttttttctcggACTTCTATGCCCATGGCTCAGTAGGTTGAACCCAAGAGGAGGGGTGGCGACGCGGGACTTTGCCGTTGGAGTAAGAGAGGCGCTGCCGCCTTCACCAACTTGGCCGCACCGCCTCTCCCACCGAGctgtctctcctctcctcgctttGTCGCGCCGTCTCTTATCGCCAGTCGCGCCACGTGCCTTTCTCGTCCCTGGCGGCGGCTGGCACCACCGCCGCAAGGATGGCAGTGTACGGCATCCTCGCCCCCGTCAACCGGGAGATGAGTGCGTCGGTGGGCTAGGAGGGTGCGCCGCCACGAGATTTCTCCGAGGGCGCAGCTGGCGCGGTtggggaaggcggcggagaacgaggtgggcggcgccggcgctgttGGGGAAGACGGCCGCGCGgatggcgagggaggcggcgcgggtgcGCCACGGTTGGGGAAGGCGGTGCCGCAGGCGTGGTCGCCCCTCTCTTtgctcttctctcctctccctcggctAGCGCAACGGAGCAGCAACGGAACAGAGGTGGTGGGCGGTGCCGGTGTCGCCACCTCTTCTCCGCTCGCGCTCACGCTTGCTTGCTCGATTCAACCAGATGAGAGAGACCAAGAAGAAACCAGGTCGGATTCAACCAGTTGGCCTATGGGCATAAACGTACGATAAAAATTGTAATTGAGGAAAATTAATTTCGAAATGCAAAAAACCATGGAAGTGGCATTGCAGCGAATGCGCGCAGCTTGAGAGTGGTGTTTGATCGAATCCCCTTTTGATGGTGGCATTCTAGCGAAGCCAGTTTTTATGGGTGGCAGATATGCAAATTTCTCACTCCTGGGAGGGGCGTGCACCTCACGTGCGCGAGGGGGAGCAAAGTGGGTTCGATTGGTCTGGTTATTTTTCGGTGATCTGGTCAACCCGAATACGAGTGGAATATTCCCTTTTGGAACCAACCCAACCCGCTTAGTCTTGAAAccaaataactttaaaaatgggATGGCCCCAACCCAGACCCTAGTTGTTaacatcaaattttggtaagctCCAAAGTCATCATCGGTTTATAATCACTATCAACTTCAGCATCTTGGAATCAGCCGATGagaattatcaagtcgccaatagtcggattcttagtagattcggttaaggaaattaatctattaaaggaagtttatccagaagtgaccaaagtcaaggaggatgcggcatgagagtttatctattaattaggaagagtttgttagtttccttttatctttaggaaagtgtgctTAGTGTCCGATAAGAACTTTATGGGTGTGTTCGCAGTTGGTGGTTCCCAACCGGCTACAGTACacacggaaaatggagcggttcattagcgcgtgattaactaagtattagctttttttttcaaaaatggattaatttgatttttttaagcaactttcgtatagaaactttttgcaaaaaacacaccgtttagtagtttgaaaagcgtgcgcgcagaaaacgagggagagggggttGCGAAAAGGggcatccgaacacagcctatgttttccttttatatttagtaaagtttctttcttgtccaataaggactagtatctacccatgggtataaatatgtacacccaagGTCATTATAaactatctctcgatcaatagaACTACTATCAGTGCATCACCACC
This region includes:
- the LOC127761092 gene encoding sirohydrochlorin ferrochelatase, chloroplastic; this translates as MHTISIPFQPLSATHTNKLTSWSIDVRNSASFVKLPRIGLNIGNIVMSAKPNSGSSSETAQGESCTVGEKDGVVIVDHGSRREESNLMLNDFVAMFRARTGYKIIEPAHMELAEPTIKDAFGKCVQQGASRVIVSPYFLSPGRHWKQDIPALAAEASKEHSNIPYVVTAPLGLHELMVDVMNDRIKYCLRHVAGNVEECTVCAGTGKCQLYP